The sequence below is a genomic window from Coffea arabica cultivar ET-39 chromosome 4c, Coffea Arabica ET-39 HiFi, whole genome shotgun sequence.
TGATTTTGCATAATCATACTGTTTGTTTGCATTCCAGGATTTGCGTCGCAGATCTACTCCCAAATCCTAAACTTCTAAGGGCATGTTTTCGGATCTCTGCAGACCATGCAGCTAGATCTGTGCACAAATTCTTATGGCAGCCATATCATTGCTTTTTGTtcgtttttcatttttagttgtATTTTCTTTGTCTAATTGATTTAGGACTTGTATTGTATCAGGTCATAGAAGGGCATTGTTATTGAAACTTTTATCAAttattatcaaatttttttttaaccaaattCTCTTAAGTTTTCTCAAGAATCTTCTTTTAATAGTTGATCGTGAATTGCtatttggttacttttgaaaaTCGTTCATATAACAATTTCTTCCTATCTACTCTCACGTCGAAACCTTTCTTTCCCAATAGTTGCCCTGGTTGCAAGTCAAAACTACATGTCAAGTGTGTACTGAAGTCGATTTGCGGCCAAGAAAGTTGTCTCCTTACACTGTCAAGCGAAGTAATCATGTAATTTCTCAACCCCATCTCCAATGTGAATGTGGGATTCGAATTCTCTGTGGGTATAGATTCAATCGTAAACAACTTTTATAAACGATCGGAATTGGTCCAAGAGTTCGACAAGTCCCAACTCGAATGGCCCGATCTCGGCTGTTAAAAGTTCTAATCCAGATATGTGAAGAAGCACTTTGATGTTGTCCTGGTATTCGAATATTGTGGACAAGTGTTAGTGAGTTCCTGTCTTGACAAAAAGACTTTAGACTGCATAGAATCCGGATACATGAAGATGCACCTCGATGTTGCCctgttattttcttttattagttGTCACTAATTTACTCTATAACAACTCCAGTCTATGCAAGAGTAGGAAAAGTGTTAGTGAGTTCTTGTCAAGATGTTGCCCTGTTATTCGAATATTGTGAAAAGTGTCAGTGAGTTCTTGTCTCGACGAAGTCTTCCGAACACTGTCATCTTCCAGCTAACCATTAATCCCTTTTCCTACCATTCGTTGTCCTTCGTTGCGTAAAGAATTGGAAACACAAGCAATGACCCACTCAGGATATTTGTAGTACCATGTTTTGCCTTTGTCAAACAGATGTATTCGAAATACAATCTGTAGTTAGAATAGGTCTTGGTCTTTGATATTTTGGTTTTTACTTCAATAATTCCAATTCAGATCCAACGCAAAAGAATTGAGAATGATTATCCACACATGCTACCATGGTCCCTAACTGAAAGGTAAAGGCCAGCCGGCTTCTGACCTTTCTCTATCTGCATTGCCATTTACCACTTGCAATACGAATTAACGGGTAAAGTATATCTCCATTGAATCCTCTTCATTAGTCTCTCCATTTATTTACATTTAAATttatatccttatactatataagattgagttttggtcaaaaaataggttgaatttcaaccgcatagGTAGGGGCTTTCTAGAAATGTGAAATGTTGTGTATTAGTTTAAAAGCTTTAGGTACAAGTTAAGAAAGTATGTATTTGGGTATGTTTACTGAAATGACCCCAttttaatacatttaaagttGTCATTGATGAACCATCTGGGTTTTGATGGAATGTGTAATTAGTGTGCAGCCGTTTTTGCATTTTGTACAACCCATATATGCTTGTGTGTTGGTGTAATTACCGGAATATCCCTTAACTACCAATAATTCCACTTTTCAGCCGCAAATAACCGTTTGAGATGTTGTTTTGTCTGAAACATTTGAATGGCAATCGAATTTAGGAAATGAGCCAACGATTTCTCTATCAATGATAGGAACCCATTTCTCTATCATTTATGAGCCACAAACGTTGGTCATTTTATTCTCTTTCAGATTCAGGAGTTAAGTTTTCCCTTTTTGCCTTTGTCTACAACGATTTGCCTCATCGTTTTCTCTTCCATCCGAGCTCAACTctgaaattacctattattttgTCATTAATTACACCCAATTCAATTGCCTAACCGTTGGTATCTTAATGCCTAAACGGTTGATTATCAATTTCTCCCTGTTCGCATTTTAGGATTGAGATAATTCTATCTCACTTCATACTAATTAGCTCAAAATGCTCTTCAGTCCCAGCTACTCCAGGTggttcaatgtgaggttagatTTCACCGCCCCCCAATTTTTCAGTTCCTCCCTTAATTTTGTTGGTGTGTTCTTAGTACCTACAATTAGCGACTCTTATCGCATTGCCTAGATGCAAGATAGCATTTTTCGCGTTGTCTAACCCCAATTGGTCTGGGTTGGTTATAATCTTATAGGTTTGGAGCAACAGCAAGAAAGAGCTCTCGGTGGGGATTCTGGAATAAGGTTAGCTTTCTGCGTTGCTCTGCCTTTCTGCATTATCAACGACCTTCAATTTGACACAGTTTTATTGTAACGctgtgtgaattgattgattataTCGTTTATCTTTTCATACTTAGTTTTATTTCTTCTCACAATGTACTATTGTTTGTTCAACAAAAAAACCTCCTTTCCCACAGGTACCAAACACCCGCGCGATGCACGGGCACTCCCCCTAgtaatattatacatttatgaAATAGTGTCATTGCTTTTCTTTTGATCTTCCTGATCAACATACTAAAAattgatatttgaaaaaaatatatttttgatattcAATTTACATGGAATATTTAAGCAGTGAAAAATAGGTTAAAATTGTGACTAAATTTGCAATGACTAATTAGATGTCAAAACTTGGTCAATTTTATATGAGAATTTATGTATAACTAACAcaaataattaaatatattatgaatagtatttatttttaaaaataattttattgaaatgtAATGGAAAGAAATTCTCTCCAATGCAATAGAGAGGAGTCTAGTAACAAATTAAATATAGGTACCTCCCTTTGTCCTGTTCTAAATctattttgggataatttcaaaaacttctccTCAATCTTTCACAATTTTATTTTGGAGATGTTATTGGCACTCTTGAAAATGTTTCTAACACTCCATTGCCCCTTTATACTTTTATAAAGGGAGGATGGAGTGCTAGAGATTTTTTTAGAAATGCtaatatcattttctttttaccCAGATTtcttgagatttgaaaaattaaactaACCTCCTTTGATATTACAAAGAAAATTGTATTAGCCTTTATAAAATCTTGAATGCCTGACAATCTCACTTCAtttagggtccgtttgtttcgggtgaaaatgttttccaaaaaaatattttcctaatttcccgtgtttggttgcacaaaagttactgaaaacattttcctatgtaaacaacttcccttccaaatttactgaagttgtttttcgAAATGCACGCATCCCGCCtatagtatgttccaaacttactaaaaacatcttgtagtatgttcttttttttttgtgtaaacaGGAAGAttcgaacccaagacctcttccttacactctctcccccgtaccacccaatcCAACCCAAccccccctagtatattcaaaattataaaaaaaacctcatcctgctcatcctatgttagtaattaattatgtataatagggacattcttttctagagaaactttcagcagtgagagtgcaagatatatgtcacaataaacattgcatgtgattgatatttgacactaaatgaccagcaatttgtttattacttaaggagatattttttattcatatatacatttctccaagattttttaaagttaaacaatgaaataaattttcttattttgcatgggaagaagtatgtagttataatgtgtagaaagtaaagatagagataaaaatgaaaatatttcaaaagttaaacaaacaccaggaaaatgaagtaagaaaatattttcaataaactaaccaaacacctgaaaatgatgaaagggaaatgattttcatgaaaaattacttccacggaaaatattttcccaaggaaaacattttacttccaatcaaacagacccttaatGATCTTTATTTACAATAAGCAACTTTCAAGTCCCAATCAATGCTCATCTTGTTAAATCCTCGTGTTAAACTTCGAATATTCACAATTGACTTTTATTTCCAATAATCCAATCATCAAATTCCATCAATTTTTTCTCCCTTAAATAGAGGTACTTTTCTTCCTATAAATATTTACTATATAATTTGTGTAACAAATGAGACGGAAGCAATATGGaatattcaataaattttttatacttACATCAtcatataatttaaaaaaaaaaaacatcatcATATGATTTAAGGAAGGTTTCAATAATTATTAAAACCTCTGGGGAGGTTCCTAAAATTATCCCTTCTGTCTCAAAGACTAAAATTTGTCCCAACTCCCAACTTGTGTAACAAAGCAAGAATATACGCCTGGTCAAGGAAGAATCATCGGCCCACTTTATCTGAAACTGTGATGGTGTTCACAGAACAAAATTCTGGATTTTCACGTAACTTGGCTTTGTTGAGGCTCGTAATTTCAGAAAAGGCTGGTCGCTTAGGAGAGTCAAGAGCCATTGATCCATTGAGGAGCATAGATACCACATCTAACATTGTTGGTCTATCTGCTGCGTTTTCTTGCACACATAACAAGCCAACACGAACATATTGTAGTGCTTCACTCCTTGGAATCCTTTCATCCAAACAAGAATCAATGATCTCTGAAATTCTTCCTTCTGTCCATAAATCCCACACCTGAAATGTGACAAATGATCATTCTCAAAGGATTGGAGTAAAGGAAATGCACCAAACTGAAACTGAAGTGTATAGGCTACATACATGTCCGATTAAGTTTAGGTGACGATCCGAATCACAGAAAGAAGTGTTCTTCTTTCCGCTTATGATCTCAAGAATCATGACTCCAAAGCTAAATACATCAGACTTCTCGGAGAAGATCCCATTCATGGCATATTCAGGAGGCATAtaaccactttttttttttctcgcaaAAATCAATTATCGTAAGATATCAGAAAATGGATATTACTAGGAAACAATACATTGAAACGATAAAGAAGATGATATTCCTTCAACTTACTATGTCCCTACAATGTTCTTTGTACTTCCGCGCAATTCATTCTCTCCAAAAATTCTGGCAGTTccgaaatctgaaatttttggatTCAGGTCCGCGTCCAATAAAACATTGCTCGTTTTCAGATCTCTATGGATGATTTTTAATCTGGAATACTTGTGGAGGTACAGAAGCCCTTGAGCTGCCCCTTCAACAATTTTCAACCGTCTTTTCCAATCCAATAAATCCCGCTTTGCTGCATCTTTAGACAAAGTAGACCCAAAATTTTTAGAGTATTCTGATAGTTGTAACCATAAATTAGATAAGCCAAAACATATCAGGGTAAATGGAGTGCTGAAACTTACCAAAAAGTACTGAACCTAGACTGTTATTCGGCAAGTACTCGTATACTAATAAACGCTCTCCTTTTTCAATGCAATAGCCCAAAAGTTTAACAAGGTTCCGATGCTGCAGCTTTGAGATCACTTTGACTTCATTCTTGAATTGTTCAATTCCATGTCCTGACATTCTATTCAGTCTTTTAACTGCAATCGCTAGCCCATTAACCAGCTTACCCTGAATTCCATGTATCTACGTTAAAACTAAGCAAATCAATAGGGTCTTTAGACTTGAAAATAAATTGTTTCGAGACATATTTATGTTACCTTATAGACAGGACCAAATCCTCCTTGGCCGAGTTTATTTTCCTCAGAGAAATGATCTGTCGCAATATCTATGCTTGTAAAACTGAAGAACAGTGATTCATCATCCCCTTTGTCATCAAGCTCTGGCGTTTCTGAACCCATGCTTTCTCGACGATATCTTAGTATTCTCGACCGCAGTTTGCAAAGTACTATAGCTGTCAGAAAAGCGGCAACAGAAGCACTAACAACATATAACACTACCCTTGAACTCTTCGATTTCTTTCTTCCACTGGAAGGTCCAacaagaaatgaaggagaacCAGGAGCGAGAGGAAGTGAAGGGCCAGAAGCAGCCGCCTGCATACTTGCTGTACTTTTCTGGCTCAACAGAGAAATCTCAAGTTTCATTCCAGATGATAGCCGTGTATGATGAGAAGGATAATCAAAGCTTTGCCAAACGGTACGCCCAGAACTTGATCTCAGGACTAAGTTCCCGTTATCAAGCAGAGTTGCACTAGTCTTGCTGATCATAACTTTCTGTTGAGCATTCACAGTGAATACTGCAACATGTGGGTTTCCCTGGCCATAAACCTCTAGCCTTCCActttcattcatggttatggcTGAAATTCGAGGCCTGGATGGTGCAGCCAGATAACTATTGGCAGCCCAGACATTGACTGAACGCTTCAGATACACGAACTGAATTACCAAGATTGAAGAAGAATGGTCACTCAAGAACCGAAAACGCTGATTGGAGGACTCCAAGATCTctccattttttaattttagagaTTCACTAACTCCTAGTGTATCTTTAGCTCCAGAAAGTGTACATATTATGGCAATAAAGTAAGCAATAATACAAGAAAATGTTGGCAAATGGCTGTTTGGTGTACTGATCATTCTTGCCATTCCAATAGGGCAACACTCATATCACTAATGCTTCTTCATTTTCCCTTCTCTACATTCGAATCATTAACTAGGAGTTGAAACGCCTTGCTCCAATGCTAGTCTATTTTCTACAGGCTGACAACGAGTCAGAGTTTGTCCGTAGTTAGAAACCAAGCCAATTACGCATTGACCGTTCCTACCATAGGCCTGCTGTGCGTGTCTAGACGAGAAATCGACACATCATCAACTGGCCATGGTTGAATTGATTGTGgtccaaaccaaaaccatttGGACTAAGAAGCACAGACCGCGCGCTTGGCAAGGAGTACTCGCCAGGTCTGAGAAAAATTCTACACTACAGCAACTGTACGTGCAATTCTTCATTCGAATTTAATTAACTTTTGTCTTCACTTCTCCCAATTTGGTATTTGCAGCACTTTTATGAAAGGCTTGCCATGTTACTAAATTCTAATGTGATCTCACTTTTATTTTATAACAGTACTAGTTTCGTTCCTGGTTCATTTACAACGGTGCTTtgtatttttcatatttttttattttttatttaacagAAAATTTTGTAGGACCACTTAAAATGCTAGTGTATAAAAGTGAATATTGTATTTGTAATACAAGGATTCAAATTAAACACACTAAAAATGGTTAACTTATAACAACTTAATATTTAATTGTAATTGAATATTATCCTGTAGTTGAATTACATTTACTCTAATTAATAGTGGTAAGTTAACATATGAGTGAAGGATGTGTAGTACACAATAAGTGCAATTACATATGTGATTGTTTCACGACTAAAAGGAAATTCAAAAGCAGCAAACTAATACTTGATGAACTAAATTTCTATTCGAAGTATTAAATGCTAAGATCAGTAAATTTGGAGAGCACTTACAACACCATGATTACATGCATACTACTTTGGACTACATCCATTTTCAAAGGAGAGAGAATAAGAAttaataaaaatgtataggaatgaATGGCTGTTTATACAAATTAAAAGATATTTAAGTCAAAcccaaaatataaaatttagaatattgaaaataaatcaaatttaattgaaTTGCAACAAATAGTGACTGATTTTGCATAGTTGTACTGCCCGTGTTCCattattataatttacatttTACACAAATGAAAGTTTCATTCAATATGATGGTTAATTAACTTAAGGTTGTCTTTGAATGATCAAAACATACACATAGTAACCCTTTgtaaaacattttaaaaaaatcaaaccgCTATCCATAACAAAGATACACCAAAATACTCAAAATACCCACACATCAATACCCTTTTCTTTATCAACCACACAACATATCCTTTCAAAATCTCAACTAATATAAGTATTTTTTGAGAAGTCACTGTAATCCCAAATG
It includes:
- the LOC113739757 gene encoding G-type lectin S-receptor-like serine/threonine-protein kinase CES101 isoform X1, with the translated sequence MARMISTPNSHLPTFSCIIAYFIAIICTLSGAKDTLGVSESLKLKNGEILESSNQRFRFLSDHSSSILVIQFVYLKRSVNVWAANSYLAAPSRPRISAITMNESGRLEVYGQGNPHVAVFTVNAQQKVMISKTSATLLDNGNLVLRSSSGRTVWQSFDYPSHHTRLSSGMKLEISLLSQKSTASMQAAASGPSLPLAPGSPSFLVGPSSGRKKSKSSRVVLYVVSASVAAFLTAIVLCKLRSRILRYRRESMGSETPELDDKGDDESLFFSFTSIDIATDHFSEENKLGQGGFGPVYKIHGIQGKLVNGLAIAVKRLNRMSGHGIEQFKNEVKVISKLQHRNLVKLLGYCIEKGERLLVYEYLPNNSLGSVLFDAAKRDLLDWKRRLKIVEGAAQGLLYLHKYSRLKIIHRDLKTSNVLLDADLNPKISDFGTARIFGENELRGSTKNIVGTYGYMPPEYAMNGIFSEKSDVFSFGVMILEIISGKKNTSFCDSDRHLNLIGHVWDLWTEGRISEIIDSCLDERIPRSEALQYVRVGLLCVQENAADRPTMLDVVSMLLNGSMALDSPKRPAFSEITSLNKAKLRENPEFCSVNTITVSDKVGR
- the LOC113739757 gene encoding G-type lectin S-receptor-like serine/threonine-protein kinase CES101 isoform X2; protein product: MARMISTPNSHLPTFSCIIAYFIAIICTLSGAKDTLGVSESLKLKNGEILESSNQRFRFLSDHSSSILVIQFVYLKRSVNVWAANSYLAAPSRPRISAITMNESGRLEVYGQGNPHVAVFTVNAQQKVMISKTSATLLDNGNLVLRSSSGRTVWQSFDYPSHHTRLSSGMKLEISLLSQKSTASMQAAASGPSLPLAPGSPSFLVGPSSGRKKSKSSRVVLYVVSASVAAFLTAIVLCKLRSRILRYRRESMGSETPELDDKGDDESLFFSFTSIDIATDHFSEENKLGQGGFGPVYKIHGIQGKLVNGLAIAVKRLNRMSGHGIEQFKNEVKVISKLQHRNLVKLLGYCIEKGERLLVYEYLPNNSLGSVLFAKRDLLDWKRRLKIVEGAAQGLLYLHKYSRLKIIHRDLKTSNVLLDADLNPKISDFGTARIFGENELRGSTKNIVGTYGYMPPEYAMNGIFSEKSDVFSFGVMILEIISGKKNTSFCDSDRHLNLIGHVWDLWTEGRISEIIDSCLDERIPRSEALQYVRVGLLCVQENAADRPTMLDVVSMLLNGSMALDSPKRPAFSEITSLNKAKLRENPEFCSVNTITVSDKVGR
- the LOC113739757 gene encoding G-type lectin S-receptor-like serine/threonine-protein kinase CES101 isoform X3, which produces MARMISTPNSHLPTFSCIIAYFIAIICTLSGAKDTLGVSESLKLKNGEILESSNQRFRFLSDHSSSILVIQFVYLKRSVNVWAANSYLAAPSRPRISAITMNESGRLEVYGQGNPHVAVFTVNAQQKVMISKTSATLLDNGNLVLRSSSGRTVWQSFDYPSHHTRLSSGMKLEISLLSQKSTASMQAAASGPSLPLAPGSPSFLVGPSSGRKKSKSSRVVLYVVSASVAAFLTAIVLCKLRSRILRYRRESMGSETPELDDKGDDESLFFSFTSIDIATDHFSEENKLGQGGFGPVYKGKLVNGLAIAVKRLNRMSGHGIEQFKNEVKVISKLQHRNLVKLLGYCIEKGERLLVYEYLPNNSLGSVLFDAAKRDLLDWKRRLKIVEGAAQGLLYLHKYSRLKIIHRDLKTSNVLLDADLNPKISDFGTARIFGENELRGSTKNIVGTYGYMPPEYAMNGIFSEKSDVFSFGVMILEIISGKKNTSFCDSDRHLNLIGHVWDLWTEGRISEIIDSCLDERIPRSEALQYVRVGLLCVQENAADRPTMLDVVSMLLNGSMALDSPKRPAFSEITSLNKAKLRENPEFCSVNTITVSDKVGR